Genomic DNA from Plasmodium chabaudi chabaudi strain AS genome assembly, chromosome: 1:
TATGGTCCCGATGATTGCACAgcgaaaaatgaaaaattaagagAGCGATTCATCACAGTGGTAATTATAAAGAAGCATAATACTGTTTATTTTTGcatgttaatataatttcatGTTTATTTCTTTGACATTCTTTTTGAACTTTTCAGATATCAAGATTTCGCCAAAAGAAGGCTATGgctaataaatgataaagaaaacCATATGGCTCTTGGATCGAATGATAACAACTTAAAACGTTTGCCAATTTAAAACGTTTACCAATTTAAAGCAACTTTTAACATAAGCCTTTTGTCTTGAAAACGAACATATTTGTATTCCGGTGCACATATTTATACGTATAATATGGTCAATCAGTTTTGCTGCTTATACATACATagctatatttatatatgcacatatgtatatttggctagttaaataaaaagtaggatatttattttttttgtgaaacATTGATGtttttgtaatataatacgaattatttattaatccGTTTAAATGCgttcatatatttagtcaaataatatatttttttaatttataataataaaaaacatctatatattatatatatgattatgaaagaattaaataaaaaaaattattcataaatttttatgaaatttGATTCCGGATATGGTATTTATTTCTCTTAACACCATCAAGTTGGGAATGTTATTTGCTTTTTTCATCTTGCCCATaagctaaaaaaattgtcaaaaaaataatgtcatttataattaatatattttgttaatacTTGTGAAGGATaagtaaattattttttttattttatggtGATCATTATCTTACGCATTGTGAACTTCAGATAAAATGCTAACAAGAAGAAAGGAATAAAGACAAGGGCCCACTAcaacattattttaattttaaaatcaaaagtgatattagtaaaaataatgaattagTACACATTTGTTGTAACTTTATTATAAcatattgttaaaaaagTAATTGTATTTGTCTTATTTTACCTGCATCCATCCATTTCTTAAATAGCTAGCAAAATAAATCCAGAAATCGGGCTCTGGTGGGGGATGAGAAAGATATTCCATGTTCCCAacaattttgttaaaacGGCATACTAATTAGGTTGAGACAGTAAAATCACTTGAACAATATTGACATGTGCTATTACCTTTGCTTTATCCTTTTTCAATTTATATgcaacatatttattataaatacatagTGATACTTCCACCGCATgccattaatattatttttttttgtcatccctttttgcatattttcaCAATCTGTTTTatagcatttttttataataaatatttttttaaagaacaATCTCGGAGTAGTGTACCAAATAAGTAAACACATATAATTGCATACAAGTTAAAATgcgtattttttttataaaaaatttattagtaAATGGAAAAGtgtaaaaatgttttaaattagtttgtaaaaaatatatataaaataataacacatTTGAAGATTAGTCATTCATTagttttcaaaatttatttttatattttttttttaaaattttataaaggtaaaaaaaaaaataaataaatagcGATAAtagcaaaataaaacaatacaTTTGCACACATAAACGAATGTAAGCATTTGTACTGATTACAAAAATGGGTGTATAAATGttactattaaaaatgtataggcattttatatatgtagttgtgtaaatatattataagcaTTTCATTATGGTTCATACTACCACAGTGATGTAACAATAAGTCGATGATATTTCTCAGCACCTGCTACGACTACTATCGGCAAGTATATCATATTACTATATGCATAAGGATTAGGTAGTTACGtcaattttgttaaaaatatgatcaTACATTTATACAAACTATAGTATACTGTTTTAATATGAGCTTATTGCATAACTGGGATCTGGTGATTTCCATGTTTGTTTCTATTTTTCcctttgttttttcttttataattatcatacttaattttgtaaagaTGACCAGAACTATTCCCTTGTAAATTGTTTGTAAGATTTTTACACATACTGATTTgatgaataaaataatcaatgaatattttttgttgtgctcttgttttaatatttaaaatatctatatcaatataaaaatcaaaagTATTTCCAAAAATAGAAGTAGTTATTTCTCCTGAATATAATGGGCCTTCTTTCCATATCAATTGcctattataatttttaacacACATAATATCACAATAAacattatcatcattttgttCTTGATAATTCATTAGGTTTcctaatttattaatttgaatATTGTGATATAATTTAACATACGACATTAAAtgatatgtttttttttgataagttacattttttaaaaaaatagataacTGTCGTAATGTTGGATTTGAATTATATGCTTGATTTTGTggattttcaaaatttgttaataattgAAAACTAATATTAGATACTGGATCAATAAATTTAGGAGCCACTCGATAAAACAAATCTGTATATGCTTGTTCATTAGCTGATTGtaaagaataaaatttgcttgaataattttcttttatattttgtaatataGTTTCATCTAATCTTGTATTACATAATGAATGACATATAATAGCaattaaatacattttatcTATTagcttatttattaatgttTGTTGATATCTTTGTTGATTTGATATATGTGCCTTTTgttttgataaataaattaatatttgagataatatttttatactatCATTATACCTTTTTAACATCATATAACAAAAagcaatattataatatatatttatatgacaTAAAGTTACTTTCCAATATAATTGTTTGTGATTTAGTTGTATAtttgatattatttttagtgCGCTATAATAATCAcctaataatacatatacatttaataatatacaacaTGAAAAGTAGGAAAATTGATACTTGCTTGTTaattcttcattatttacattaaatacattattaacaaatgcaactttttcttcttccGGCAAAGTAGAAAACTCACCCTTCAATAATAAACTATGTAATACTTCTAATACTATACTGCTTTCAAAAACATCTGGATTTTTTACAACAAAATCTAttcctttttcattttcttcgggagaatttaataattctattttaaaatgacACATAGATTGAAATTGATAAATGTATTCTGATAAAAAGTCATATATCCATACATTTGGCATAACTAACACATTATCATTTGCATCGCTATCTGTACATATACTTGATATAAAGTTTAATaaacatttataattttcccATGTGTTTTTACGATCCTCTAACGTTACatcattaattataaatacatggcgataatataattcttCATATAAAGAGTGAATCAAATTATGAAatcgatttttttgtttataaaattcatcAACTAGTTTTATAGATGGCCATCggatatttttaaaatacaaatcagatattgtataaaagtccgtatcaaataatttctttataGCTTCAGCATTTCGGTGGTATACAAAATCAtgtaaattaattaaaaatgtttctACCTCTTCTTCAAAACTTACTATCCTTTCCTCTACGACAGTGTTCTCAGCTTGTGCCtgattcattttgtttttttgttttttgttttttattttttaaatataataacagTTTTTGCGTAATTCAATAGGATTACCTGATCAACGGTACTTGTGTATGTTGTAAttgtttatgt
This window encodes:
- a CDS encoding eukaryotic translation initiation factor 3 subunit L, putative, which codes for MNQAQAENTVVEERIVSFEEEVETFLINLHDFVYHRNAEAIKKLFDTDFYTISDLYFKNIRWPSIKLVDEFYKQKNRFHNLIHSLYEELYYRHVFIINDVTLEDRKNTWENYKCLLNFISSICTDSDANDNVLVMPNVWIYDFLSEYIYQFQSMCHFKIELLNSPEENEKGIDFVVKNPDVFESSIVLEVLHSLLLKGEFSTLPEEEKVAFVNNVFNVNNEELTSKYQFSYFSCCILLNVYVLLGDYYSALKIISNIQLNHKQLYWKVTLCHINIYYNIAFCYMMLKRYNDSIKILSQILIYLSKQKAHISNQQRYQQTLINKLIDKMYLIAIICHSLCNTRLDETILQNIKENYSSKFYSLQSANEQAYTDLFYRVAPKFIDPVSNISFQLLTNFENPQNQAYNSNPTLRQLSIFLKNVTYQKKTYHLMSYVKLYHNIQINKLGNLMNYQEQNDDNVYCDIMCVKNYNRQLIWKEGPLYSGEITTSIFGNTFDFYIDIDILNIKTRAQQKIFIDYFIHQISMCKNLTNNLQGNSSGHLYKIKYDNYKRKNKGKNRNKHGNHQIPVMQ